Proteins found in one Paenibacillus sp. FSL R10-2782 genomic segment:
- the rluF gene encoding 23S rRNA pseudouridine(2604) synthase RluF has protein sequence MRINKFISETGFCSRREADKLVESGRVTINGEVAVLGSQAEEGDDVRVNGKPLREKSNHVYIALNKPVGITSTTESHIQGNVVDFVGHPQRIFPIGRLDKDSEGLILLTNDGDVVNKILRAEGKHEKEYIVTVDRPVTPSFVQGMSTGVKILGQRTLPCEVTRVSEYVFRIILTEGKNRQIRRMCAAFGYEVKKLQRLRIMNIRLGSLQRGAWRDLTETEKQELGEMLNYTLS, from the coding sequence TTGCGCATTAACAAGTTTATCAGCGAAACCGGTTTTTGCTCGCGCCGGGAGGCGGACAAGCTGGTAGAGAGCGGCCGCGTGACGATTAACGGCGAGGTGGCGGTGCTGGGCAGTCAGGCGGAGGAGGGCGACGATGTCCGTGTGAACGGCAAGCCACTCCGTGAGAAGTCCAATCACGTATATATTGCATTGAACAAGCCGGTGGGGATTACAAGCACGACAGAGAGCCATATTCAAGGGAATGTTGTCGACTTTGTGGGACACCCGCAGCGGATTTTTCCCATCGGACGTCTGGATAAAGATTCGGAAGGTCTTATTTTACTTACCAATGACGGAGATGTTGTGAATAAGATTTTACGGGCGGAAGGCAAGCATGAGAAGGAATATATCGTAACGGTGGATCGACCCGTCACACCTTCTTTCGTGCAGGGGATGTCCACAGGTGTAAAAATACTCGGTCAGCGGACGCTTCCCTGCGAAGTGACGCGTGTTTCTGAGTACGTATTCCGCATCATCTTGACGGAAGGAAAAAACCGTCAGATTCGGCGCATGTGTGCTGCCTTCGGCTATGAAGTGAAGAAGCTGCAACGTCTGCGGATTATGAATATTCGATTGGGGTCGCTTCAGAGAGGCGCCTGGCGCGACCTGACAGAGACAGAGAAGCAGGAACTAGGTGAGATGCTGAATTACACACTCAGCTAA
- a CDS encoding flagellar motor protein MotB, which translates to MSKKRHEPHEEHADESWLLPYSDLMTLLLALFIVLFGMSALDAKKFETMAQSMSAAFSGGTGILDHSAANPSPQSADMGKNKEQVTQPIKSKATSTAELQKQLAQREEEDLKKLKKQMDQYIENNGLTPLLNTKLNQSQLMITISDNALFSSGEAEVKPEARKLAKSISSMLQQFPGYDVIVSGHTDNVPISNSQFPSNFDLSAKRSLNFLRILLLNPQLDPTKFVSIGYGEYRPLASNQDGQGRSKNRRVEISVLRKYQNGTQVISPTSSSNEG; encoded by the coding sequence GTGAGTAAAAAAAGACATGAACCGCACGAGGAGCATGCCGACGAAAGCTGGCTGTTGCCATATTCCGACTTGATGACCCTTCTGCTAGCTCTTTTCATCGTCTTATTCGGGATGAGCGCGCTCGACGCCAAAAAATTTGAAACTATGGCTCAATCCATGAGTGCGGCCTTTAGTGGCGGCACAGGCATACTGGATCACTCTGCTGCCAATCCATCGCCACAATCCGCAGATATGGGCAAAAATAAAGAACAGGTAACACAACCTATAAAATCGAAGGCAACTTCTACGGCTGAACTGCAAAAGCAACTCGCCCAGCGGGAAGAAGAGGACTTGAAAAAGCTCAAAAAGCAAATGGATCAGTATATTGAAAATAATGGGCTGACTCCGCTGCTCAATACAAAACTGAACCAATCCCAGCTCATGATAACTATTAGTGATAACGCCTTGTTTTCATCGGGTGAGGCCGAAGTAAAGCCGGAAGCGAGAAAGCTGGCCAAGTCCATCTCCAGCATGCTCCAGCAGTTTCCTGGCTATGATGTTATCGTATCGGGTCATACGGATAATGTCCCTATTTCCAATAGCCAGTTTCCATCCAACTTTGATTTGAGTGCCAAACGATCTCTGAATTTCTTGCGCATTTTGCTACTCAACCCGCAGCTTGATCCAACCAAATTTGTATCCATCGGTTATGGTGAGTATCGTCCCCTAGCAAGCAATCAGGATGGTCAAGGACGCTCCAAAAACCGCCGTGTCGAAATTTCCGTACTACGTAAATATCAGAACGGCACACAAGTTATCAGTCCTACCTCAAGCTCGAATGAAGGTTGA
- the motA gene encoding flagellar motor stator protein MotA, whose amino-acid sequence MQISTIIGLVLGIVSLVVGMILKGAPVINLVNNPAAYMIIFVGTAASIFMAFPMEEIKRIPKLFKVIFTEQKLLDRKELIGTFTEWASITRREGLLALESKVEEIDDPFMRGGMRMIIDGNDQEFVRDVLMEDINATEDRHRSGALIFSQAGMYAPTLGVLGAVVGLIAALADLSDMAKLSHAIAAAFIATLLGIFTGYVLWHPMSNKLKRLSKKEVELKLMMVEGLLSIQSGISTIAISQKLTIFLTPTERATLTEKDGDSGE is encoded by the coding sequence ATGCAAATTTCAACCATTATTGGACTTGTACTCGGGATTGTGTCATTGGTCGTCGGGATGATTCTCAAAGGTGCGCCAGTGATCAACTTGGTCAACAACCCCGCTGCTTACATGATTATTTTTGTCGGAACGGCAGCAAGTATTTTTATGGCCTTCCCGATGGAAGAAATCAAACGGATTCCAAAACTGTTCAAGGTTATTTTTACGGAACAAAAGCTTTTGGACCGTAAAGAGCTCATCGGCACATTTACCGAATGGGCATCCATTACCCGTCGCGAAGGTCTGCTTGCGCTGGAATCCAAGGTAGAGGAGATCGACGATCCCTTTATGCGTGGTGGTATGCGTATGATTATTGATGGTAATGATCAGGAATTCGTGCGGGATGTTCTAATGGAGGACATTAACGCCACCGAGGATCGACACCGCTCCGGTGCACTGATCTTCTCTCAGGCTGGTATGTACGCTCCAACGCTCGGGGTACTCGGTGCCGTCGTAGGTCTGATTGCCGCTCTGGCCGATCTTAGTGACATGGCCAAGCTGTCTCATGCCATCGCGGCAGCCTTTATTGCGACGTTGCTTGGTATTTTTACAGGTTATGTCCTGTGGCATCCAATGTCCAATAAGCTGAAACGACTATCCAAAAAAGAAGTAGAGCTTAAATTGATGATGGTCGAAGGCCTGCTGTCGATTCAATCAGGTATATCCACCATTGCGATCAGCCAAAAACTGACGATATTCCTGACTCCAACCGAACGGGCTACCCTGACCGAGAAGGATGGGGATTCCGGTGAGTAA